One segment of Nostoc flagelliforme CCNUN1 DNA contains the following:
- a CDS encoding beta strand repeat-containing protein → MANIIGTNSNDTLMGSDEADTINGKAGNDTITNSYSDYSDKDTLTGGGGKDKFVFNDYISGAIITDFGGVGKGVNPSAEVIAEVDTLEFQGYDFTAQNLLLTQNGSNLEITFERLLFDELEEPRFFLQISQPVILQNFALENLANLSKSTGATVNLGNIQFSGETSITDSFDVVNANSTQHNLFRKNTVTFFNDLNNYVLGFDNSDDVINGQGGNDKIDGLSGNDLLRGGVGNNTLIGGVGNDTLNANYSIGDNLLNGGDGDDSLGSSFADGNNTLNGDAGNDVLNISSSKGDNLLNGGDGNDNFGSNLSSGNNTLNGGAGNDRFILFSTTGDNLVNGGDGNDSLRGLGYSYIISGTNTLIGGVGNDTLEADYSTGNNLLNGDDGNDYLLAGGVPGAPGYRSASGNNTLNGGAGDDDLNTYYSTGDKLLDGGDGNDRIYVNAGNDVIYGTYGGNDTIDGGKGEDTLSVNYSATEGITTIFNATTNIGSITAGTNRVIYKNIERLDISGTGYDDLIVGSNGNDTLSTGYGGNDTIDGGKGDDYLLFGVDDFGLTKGITSIFNATTNIGSITAGTNLANLVSYKNIERLDIRGTGYDDLIVGSNGNDTLSTGYGGNDTIDGGKGEDTLSVNYSQATGGITTIFNATTNIGSITAGTNQVSYKNIERLDISGTRYDDFIVGSNGNDTLSTGYGGNDTIDGGKGEDYLLISVNDFGLTKGITSIFNATTNIGSITVGTDLANLVSYKNIERLDVSGTGYDDLIVGSNGNDTLSTRYGGNDTIDGGKGEDTLSVNYYDTTGGMTTIFNATTNIGSITAGTNQVSYKNIERLDISGTRYDDFIVGNDGNDTLSGNDGNDTLSGSNGNDTLYGGFGTDTFIFYNYNKGVDIIYDFNYDFNATNELIQVSAAGFDRELSLGSLGTSQFTIGTSATTNTQRFIYNDITGGLFFDQDGGASGFTQVQFAQLSTGLSLTENNFVVVAQF, encoded by the coding sequence ATGGCAAATATCATTGGAACCAACAGTAATGATACACTAATGGGCAGTGATGAGGCGGACACGATTAACGGTAAAGCAGGCAATGATACCATCACAAATTCCTATTCTGATTATTCTGACAAGGACACTTTGACTGGTGGAGGCGGCAAGGATAAATTTGTTTTCAACGACTATATTAGTGGAGCTATCATCACCGATTTTGGTGGCGTCGGTAAAGGCGTAAATCCTTCGGCAGAAGTCATTGCCGAAGTAGATACCCTAGAATTCCAGGGATATGACTTCACTGCCCAAAATTTGCTGCTGACCCAGAATGGCAGCAATCTGGAAATCACCTTTGAACGGCTGCTATTTGATGAGCTTGAGGAGCCGCGATTCTTTTTGCAAATTAGTCAGCCAGTCATTTTGCAAAACTTTGCCCTGGAAAACCTGGCTAATCTCAGTAAATCTACTGGAGCCACTGTCAACTTGGGCAATATCCAGTTTTCTGGGGAAACCAGCATCACTGATAGCTTTGATGTCGTCAATGCCAACTCCACCCAACACAATCTGTTCCGCAAGAACACAGTTACCTTTTTTAACGACCTGAATAACTATGTTTTAGGCTTTGACAACTCAGATGATGTCATCAATGGTCAGGGCGGGAATGACAAAATCGATGGCTTAAGTGGCAATGACCTGTTGCGTGGTGGTGTGGGGAATAATACTCTCATTGGAGGCGTTGGTAACGATACCTTGAATGCTAACTATTCAATAGGCGATAACCTACTTAATGGTGGCGATGGCGATGATTCTCTTGGAAGCAGCTTTGCCGATGGCAATAACACCCTCAATGGAGACGCTGGTAACGATGTCTTGAATATTTCATCGTCAAAAGGCGATAACCTACTCAATGGTGGCGATGGCAATGATAATTTTGGGAGCAACTTGAGCTCTGGCAATAACACCCTCAATGGAGGCGCTGGTAATGATCGCTTTATTCTTTTCAGCACAACAGGCGATAACCTAGTCAATGGTGGCGATGGCAATGATTCTCTTAGGGGTTTAGGCTATTCTTACATTATAAGTGGTACCAACACACTCATTGGTGGCGTTGGTAATGATACCTTGGAGGCTGACTATTCAACAGGCAATAATCTCCTAAATGGGGATGATGGCAATGATTATCTTTTGGCTGGTGGCGTCCCAGGCGCCCCCGGCTACCGATCCGCTTCTGGCAATAATACCCTTAACGGTGGCGCTGGTGACGATGATTTGAATACATACTATTCAACAGGCGATAAGCTCCTAGATGGGGGTGATGGCAACGATAGGATATATGTGAACGCTGGTAACGATGTGATATATGGCACGTATGGTGGCAATGATACCATCGATGGGGGTAAGGGTGAAGATACGTTGTCCGTCAATTATTCTGCTACAGAAGGTATAACAACGATATTCAATGCTACTACTAACATTGGCTCAATTACAGCGGGTACGAATCGGGTTATTTACAAGAATATCGAACGATTAGATATCTCAGGTACAGGATACGATGACTTAATTGTGGGGAGCAATGGCAATGATACGCTTTCCACAGGCTATGGTGGCAATGATACGATAGATGGAGGTAAGGGTGACGATTATTTGTTGTTCGGCGTTGATGACTTCGGTCTTACCAAGGGAATCACTTCGATATTCAATGCTACTACTAACATTGGCTCAATTACGGCGGGCACAAATTTAGCAAATTTAGTTAGTTACAAGAATATCGAACGATTAGATATCAGAGGTACAGGATACGATGACTTAATTGTGGGGAGCAATGGCAATGATACGCTCTCCACAGGCTATGGTGGGAATGATACCATCGATGGGGGTAAGGGTGAAGATACGTTGTCCGTCAACTACTCCCAGGCTACAGGAGGTATAACAACGATTTTCAATGCCACTACTAACATTGGCTCAATTACAGCGGGCACGAATCAGGTTAGTTACAAGAATATCGAACGATTAGATATCTCAGGTACACGATACGATGACTTCATAGTGGGGAGCAATGGCAATGATACGCTCTCCACAGGCTATGGTGGCAATGATACGATAGATGGAGGTAAGGGTGAGGATTATTTGTTGATCAGCGTTAATGACTTCGGTCTTACCAAGGGAATCACTTCGATATTCAATGCTACTACTAACATTGGCTCAATTACGGTGGGCACAGATTTAGCAAATTTAGTTAGTTACAAGAATATCGAACGATTAGATGTCTCAGGTACAGGATACGATGACTTAATTGTGGGGAGCAATGGCAATGATACGCTCTCCACACGCTACGGTGGCAATGATACCATTGATGGGGGTAAGGGTGAAGATACGTTGTCCGTCAACTACTACGATACTACAGGAGGTATGACAACGATTTTCAATGCCACTACTAACATTGGCTCAATTACAGCGGGCACGAATCAGGTTAGTTACAAGAATATCGAACGATTAGATATCTCAGGTACACGATACGATGACTTCATAGTGGGGAACGATGGCAATGATACGCTCTCTGGGAACGATGGTAATGATACCCTCTCTGGGAGCAATGGTAATGATACCCTCTATGGAGGATTTGGTACTGATACCTTTATTTTCTATAATTACAATAAAGGCGTTGATATTATTTATGACTTCAACTATGATTTCAACGCCACTAATGAGCTGATTCAAGTATCGGCTGCTGGCTTTGATAGAGAATTATCATTAGGTTCACTTGGGACAAGTCAGTTTACCATTGGAACATCTGCAACCACTAACACTCAGCGATTTATCTATAACGACATTACAGGTGGATTGTTCTTTGACCAAGATGGCGGTGCGTCTGGGTTTACTCAGGTACAATTTGCACAATTATCTACTGGATTGTCTCTAACCGAAAACAATTTTGTGGTTGTGGCGCAATTCTAA
- a CDS encoding Mur ligase family protein: MGNKIQFIDRLRLGFAVSVAKSVTFIVRSLRLGAASVLPGSIARRIEPRLLQLLSQQVKNGVILIAGTNGKTTTALLLCTILERKGFRVTHNSTGANLENGLMTALLESTNLLGTLNTDYAILEVDENIVPRVLTPLQPRIILCLNLFRDQLDRYGEVDTISKRWTKVISTLPAETVVIPNADDPTLSNLGQQLPQRVLFFGLNEPEHYLEAIPHAVDSIYCPKCGHSLDYKGVYLSHLGDFTCPQCGFSKSKPTLESSEWSQILVGLYNKYNTLAAATAAIELGVDEVTIRDTINTFQAAFGRAEDLVINGKRVRILLSKNPVGTNETIRVVTQSTDKTTLLVLNDRTPDGTDVSWIWDVDTEKLVERGGTLVVSGDRVYDMALRLRYSQKSPETNLNLIVEEDLRQAIATALEHTPENETLHILPTYSAMLEVREVLTGRKIL; the protein is encoded by the coding sequence GTGGGAAACAAAATACAATTCATAGATAGACTGCGATTGGGTTTCGCGGTGTCAGTGGCAAAAAGTGTGACGTTTATAGTGCGATCGCTCCGTCTGGGTGCTGCTAGTGTATTACCAGGCTCGATTGCTCGTCGCATTGAACCCCGACTTTTACAATTATTGAGTCAGCAAGTTAAAAATGGAGTGATTTTAATTGCTGGTACTAACGGCAAAACCACTACAGCCTTGCTTTTATGCACAATACTAGAACGCAAGGGTTTTCGCGTCACTCATAATTCTACAGGTGCAAATCTGGAAAATGGCTTGATGACGGCGCTGTTAGAAAGCACTAACTTACTAGGTACGCTAAATACTGATTACGCCATTTTAGAAGTTGATGAAAATATTGTCCCAAGAGTATTAACGCCACTCCAGCCGCGAATTATTCTTTGTTTAAACTTGTTCCGCGACCAACTCGATAGGTACGGCGAAGTAGACACAATTAGTAAGCGTTGGACAAAAGTTATTTCTACGCTACCAGCAGAAACAGTGGTAATTCCTAATGCTGATGACCCAACTTTATCTAACCTTGGTCAGCAGTTACCTCAACGGGTGTTATTCTTTGGCTTGAATGAACCAGAACATTATTTAGAAGCAATTCCTCACGCCGTTGATTCTATTTATTGTCCCAAATGCGGACACTCTCTAGATTACAAAGGTGTTTATTTGTCTCATTTGGGAGATTTTACTTGTCCCCAGTGTGGTTTTAGTAAAAGTAAACCGACTTTAGAAAGTAGTGAATGGTCGCAAATTCTAGTTGGTTTGTACAACAAATATAATACTTTAGCGGCTGCAACTGCGGCTATTGAGTTAGGAGTTGATGAAGTAACAATCAGAGATACTATTAATACCTTTCAAGCTGCATTTGGTCGTGCGGAAGATTTAGTAATTAACGGTAAACGGGTGCGGATATTGTTATCAAAAAATCCTGTGGGAACGAATGAAACTATTCGCGTAGTAACTCAAAGCACAGATAAAACCACACTGCTGGTATTGAACGATCGCACACCCGATGGTACTGATGTATCCTGGATTTGGGACGTAGATACCGAGAAATTAGTCGAACGCGGCGGGACTTTAGTAGTGAGTGGCGATCGCGTCTACGATATGGCTCTACGTCTACGTTACAGCCAAAAGTCTCCTGAGACTAACTTAAATTTAATTGTGGAAGAAGATTTGCGACAAGCGATCGCTACTGCATTAGAGCATACACCAGAGAATGAAACTCTGCACATTCTGCCCACCTACTCAGCCATGCTAGAAGTGCGAGAAGTTCTAACTGGGCGGAAAATTCTTTAA
- a CDS encoding type 1 glutamine amidotransferase, protein MSSQNLELTIGWLYPTLMSTYGDRGNVITIERRAQWRGYDVKVLPLDQNSTAADIKTVDVIVGGGAQDRQQEIVMRDLQGSKADAMREKIENGTPGVFTCGSPQLLGHYYEPGLGQRINGLGILDLVSVHPGENTKRCIGNLVIEVTASRLARDLKEMTGSTPYLVGFENHGGRTKLGKVEALGQVVYGLGNNGEDGTEGAFYQNAIATYSHGPLLPKNPFVADWLIQTALRLKYQQEITLKPFDDSLAAQAREAMFKRLKVSLPSAAAAKV, encoded by the coding sequence ATGAGTTCTCAAAATTTGGAATTAACAATTGGTTGGTTGTACCCGACGCTGATGAGTACCTATGGCGATCGCGGTAATGTAATTACTATAGAACGTCGCGCTCAATGGCGGGGATACGATGTTAAAGTGTTACCCCTGGATCAAAATTCCACAGCCGCAGATATTAAAACTGTAGATGTAATCGTTGGCGGTGGCGCACAAGATCGTCAGCAAGAAATTGTCATGCGTGATTTGCAAGGTTCAAAAGCTGACGCAATGCGCGAGAAAATCGAAAATGGAACACCAGGAGTATTTACTTGTGGTTCACCCCAATTACTGGGACATTATTATGAACCAGGTTTGGGGCAAAGGATTAATGGTTTGGGAATACTCGATTTAGTTTCCGTGCATCCTGGTGAAAATACTAAGCGCTGTATTGGTAACTTGGTAATTGAAGTAACAGCCTCACGTCTGGCGCGAGATTTAAAAGAGATGACGGGTAGCACACCATATTTGGTAGGCTTTGAAAATCACGGCGGACGTACCAAGTTGGGAAAAGTGGAAGCATTGGGGCAAGTGGTGTACGGTTTGGGAAATAATGGAGAAGATGGGACAGAAGGAGCGTTTTATCAGAATGCGATCGCTACTTATTCCCACGGCCCATTATTACCGAAAAATCCTTTTGTCGCTGATTGGTTAATTCAAACAGCACTGCGGCTAAAGTATCAGCAGGAAATTACCTTAAAACCTTTTGACGACAGCCTTGCTGCACAAGCACGAGAAGCGATGTTTAAGCGATTGAAAGTGAGTTTACCAAGTGCTGCGGCTGCGAAAGTTTAA
- a CDS encoding thylakoid membrane photosystem I accumulation factor, translated as MNSTKFLFLHKQITDWQRWLSKCLLLLASLFIISMQPASAGLNNDLYDGNIFVVYAGNGSLVPPRQTLAQALAEHKPIFLAFYLDDSSDSKRYAISISRVQEFYGRVAEIMPINVDGIPLKQTYNPTEPGYYYSGAVPQVVVFNKSGEVVLNKKGQVAFEEIDDQFRKIFDLVPRTETAQLKRRAFNEFSSELAK; from the coding sequence ATGAATAGCACAAAGTTTCTTTTTTTACATAAACAAATTACTGACTGGCAAAGGTGGTTGTCCAAATGCCTGTTGTTGCTTGCAAGTCTTTTCATTATAAGTATGCAACCTGCATCTGCTGGTCTTAATAATGATTTATATGATGGCAACATTTTTGTCGTTTATGCTGGCAATGGTTCATTGGTTCCTCCCAGACAGACACTGGCACAGGCTTTAGCGGAACATAAACCCATATTTTTGGCCTTTTATTTGGATGATAGCAGCGATTCCAAAAGGTATGCCATTTCCATATCACGGGTACAGGAATTCTATGGTCGGGTAGCAGAAATTATGCCTATTAATGTAGATGGTATCCCACTGAAACAGACCTATAATCCTACAGAACCAGGATATTACTATTCTGGGGCTGTTCCTCAAGTGGTGGTGTTTAATAAATCCGGTGAGGTCGTTTTAAATAAAAAAGGTCAAGTAGCTTTTGAAGAGATAGACGATCAATTTCGTAAAATCTTTGATTTAGTGCCACGCACTGAAACAGCACAGCTAAAACGGCGAGCCTTTAATGAGTTTAGTAGTGAGTTAGCTAAGTAA
- a CDS encoding leucine-rich repeat domain-containing protein, translated as MANRCQHLFEKIREAKEKRLKELDLSNHWNTDAKEKLTEIPAEVFELEWLEVLNLRCNQLTTLPEAIAKLRQLTSLDLTNNQLTTLPEALAKLRQFTSLDLTNNQLTTLPEALAKLQQLTKLNLSYNQLTTLPEAIARLQHLTSLNLNHNQLTTLPEAITKLRQLTSLNLSHNKITTLPEALAKLQQLTSLNLSYNKITTLPEALAKLQQLTSLNLNHNKITTLPEAITKLQQLTKLYLSYNKITTLPEAIAKLQQLTKLNLSYNQLTTLPEAITKLQQLTSLDLSHNTIEKPPPEILAKGIKAIQNYFRQLEVEGTDYLYEAKLLIVGEGGAGKTTLAKKIEDQNYQLREENSTKGIEVIQWRFPMENEREFRVNIWDFGGQEIYHATHQFFLTKRSLYVLVADTRKEDTDFYYWLNVVELLSDNSPLLIIKNEKQNRHREINELQLRGQFTNLKETLATNLATNRDLEKVLEQIKHHVKNLPHIGSPLPKTWVRVREALESDARNYISLDEYLNICEQNGFTHRKDKLQLSGYLHDLGVCLHFQEDPILNKTVILKPKWGTDAVYKVLDNEKVIRNLGNFTRFDLANIWCEDEYATMHDELLRLMINFKLCYEIPRSQEKYIAPQLLSANQPSYDWDKTNNLILRYTYDFMPKGIITQFIVVMHELINEQQCVWKNGVVLSKDQTKAEVIEYYGKREIEIRVSGHHKRDLMTVVIHELDKIHNSYQRLKYDKLIPCNCYAICKDSQEPHFYPFETLRKFVADNQEGIQCQKSYQMVKVSGLIDDVIKGGKERFFVEQLRVEPNYPQSPQISSNININLNQAQEQNQIRQKENNSMSTVNQYGYGDNVGGDKVMRDKIGTQINNSQNLTQAAKDIKELLNQLSQEYSNTAIVGVKAVEEIEQKPKLKARIINALKEAGSEALEKAVDHPAVSIVIAAAKGFMDT; from the coding sequence ATGGCAAACAGGTGTCAACATTTATTTGAAAAAATCCGAGAAGCGAAAGAGAAACGGCTTAAAGAATTAGATTTAAGCAATCATTGGAATACTGATGCCAAGGAAAAATTAACAGAGATTCCTGCTGAGGTATTTGAACTGGAATGGTTAGAGGTTTTGAATTTAAGGTGCAACCAATTAACCACTCTGCCAGAAGCGATCGCCAAGCTGCGACAACTCACCTCCCTGGATTTAACCAACAACCAATTAACGACATTGCCAGAAGCGCTCGCCAAGCTGCGACAATTCACCTCCCTGGATTTAACCAACAACCAATTAACGACACTGCCAGAAGCGCTCGCCAAGCTGCAACAACTCACCAAGCTGAATTTAAGCTACAACCAATTAACGACACTGCCAGAAGCAATCGCCCGCCTGCAACATCTCACTTCCCTGAATTTAAACCACAACCAATTAACGACACTGCCAGAAGCGATCACCAAGCTGCGACAACTCACCTCCCTGAATTTAAGCCACAACAAAATAACGACACTGCCAGAAGCGCTCGCCAAGCTGCAACAACTCACCTCCCTGAATTTAAGCTACAACAAAATAACGACACTGCCAGAAGCGCTCGCCAAGCTGCAACAACTCACCTCCCTGAATTTAAACCACAACAAAATAACGACACTGCCAGAAGCGATCACCAAGCTGCAACAACTCACCAAGCTGTATTTAAGCTACAACAAAATAACGACACTGCCAGAAGCGATCGCCAAGCTGCAACAACTCACCAAGCTGAATTTAAGCTACAACCAATTAACGACACTGCCAGAAGCGATCACCAAGCTGCAACAACTCACCTCCCTGGATTTAAGCCACAACACCATCGAGAAGCCACCGCCAGAAATTCTTGCAAAAGGTATTAAGGCAATTCAGAATTATTTCCGACAACTAGAAGTAGAAGGTACAGATTATCTCTATGAAGCAAAGTTACTAATAGTCGGCGAAGGAGGAGCAGGGAAAACAACACTGGCTAAGAAAATTGAAGACCAAAATTATCAACTCCGAGAGGAAAACTCTACGAAGGGAATAGAGGTTATCCAGTGGCGTTTCCCAATGGAAAATGAGCGAGAATTTCGAGTCAACATTTGGGACTTTGGGGGACAAGAGATTTACCATGCTACTCACCAGTTTTTTCTCACCAAGCGTTCCCTCTACGTTTTAGTGGCAGATACCCGCAAGGAAGACACAGATTTTTATTACTGGCTGAATGTGGTGGAACTGTTGAGCGATAACAGTCCGCTGTTAATCATCAAAAATGAGAAGCAAAACCGCCACCGGGAGATTAATGAACTTCAGTTACGCGGGCAGTTTACTAATTTAAAAGAGACTTTAGCAACAAACCTTGCTACCAACAGAGATTTAGAAAAAGTTTTAGAACAAATTAAGCATCACGTTAAAAACCTGCCCCATATTGGCAGTCCACTCCCAAAAACCTGGGTGAGAGTCCGGGAAGCTTTGGAAAGTGACGCACGTAATTACATCAGCTTGGATGAATATCTGAACATCTGCGAACAAAATGGGTTCACTCACAGAAAAGACAAGTTGCAGTTGAGCGGCTATCTGCACGATTTGGGAGTATGCTTGCACTTCCAGGAAGACCCAATTTTGAACAAGACCGTCATCCTTAAGCCCAAGTGGGGTACTGATGCAGTCTACAAAGTGCTAGATAATGAAAAGGTGATTCGTAACCTGGGCAACTTTACGCGGTTTGACTTGGCAAACATCTGGTGTGAAGATGAATACGCCACGATGCATGATGAACTCTTGCGCCTGATGATCAACTTCAAGCTGTGCTACGAAATTCCTAGAAGTCAAGAAAAGTATATTGCTCCACAACTATTATCTGCCAATCAACCCTCCTATGACTGGGATAAAACCAACAACCTGATTCTGCGTTACACCTATGACTTCATGCCCAAGGGCATCATCACTCAGTTCATTGTTGTCATGCATGAGTTGATCAATGAACAACAATGTGTCTGGAAAAACGGCGTTGTTCTCAGTAAAGACCAAACGAAGGCAGAGGTGATTGAATATTACGGCAAGCGGGAGATTGAAATTCGAGTCTCAGGTCATCACAAAAGGGATTTGATGACCGTAGTTATACATGAACTCGATAAAATTCATAACTCGTATCAACGACTGAAGTACGACAAGTTAATCCCTTGTAATTGCTACGCCATCTGCAAAGATAGCCAAGAACCACACTTTTACCCCTTTGAGACATTGCGAAAGTTTGTAGCTGATAACCAAGAAGGCATTCAATGCCAAAAAAGCTATCAAATGGTTAAGGTGTCGGGCTTAATTGATGATGTGATAAAAGGGGGTAAAGAGAGGTTTTTTGTAGAGCAGTTGAGGGTTGAACCGAATTATCCTCAATCTCCGCAAATATCATCTAATATAAATATCAACCTAAATCAAGCTCAAGAACAAAATCAAATTCGTCAAAAGGAAAATAATTCAATGTCAACAGTAAATCAATACGGTTATGGGGATAACGTTGGTGGCGATAAAGTCATGCGTGATAAAATCGGCACTCAAATAAACAACTCGCAAAACTTAACACAAGCGGCAAAAGATATTAAAGAACTTTTAAATCAACTATCACAGGAATACTCTAATACTGCGATTGTTGGTGTCAAAGCAGTAGAAGAAATAGAACAGAAGCCAAAATTGAAAGCTCGAATTATCAATGCCCTAAAAGAAGCAGGATCAGAAGCTCTGGAAAAAGCAGTTGATCATCCTGCTGTTAGCATTGTCATAGCAGCCGCCAAGGGCTTTATGGATACCTGA